From the genome of Nodosilinea sp. FACHB-141, one region includes:
- a CDS encoding NAD(P)H-quinone oxidoreductase subunit F, which yields MTQFFVETSWLLPMYGLIGALLSLPWSTGLIRRTGPRPSAYLNIVMTLVSFVHGLMAFRGIWNQGPQELLFSWFDFADLHLTLALDISVLNLGALELITGLSLLAQVFALGYLEKDWALARFYSLMGVFESAMSGLVLSGSLFVSYSLLEMLTLSTYLLVGFWYAQPLVVTAARDAFLTKRIGDVLLLMGVVSLACLAGSLDFNDLYEWVKIEHLSPTMATLLGLALIAGPIGKCAQFPLHLWLDEAMEGPNPASILRNSVVVTCGAYILIRLQPIVVLSPVALGTLVVIGTITALGGSLVALAQVDLKRTFSYSTSAYLGLVFIAVGTTWPGVALLLLLTHAVAKALIFMAVGSVIMTTNCQNITELGGLGRKMPATSLAFVTGALGMVGVVPLGCFWGLRMGADFLSRDYPLLTLVFLLVNGLTALNLTRVFRQVFLGTPQPKTRRAPEVPWQMAVPMVTLSIITLLLPLIMGKLLVLPPWQYINLPIAALTLASGWIGVAVGATVPLSKSLARSLNRPLRIAQDLLAYDFYTERLYDKTVVAAVSTLARFSSWFDQYVVDGLVNGVGLASLFGGEGLKYSASGQSQLYLLTIFAGVGLIGIFMTWTLW from the coding sequence ATAACCCAATTTTTTGTTGAGACCAGCTGGCTGCTGCCGATGTATGGCCTCATTGGGGCGCTGCTATCGTTGCCCTGGTCCACGGGGTTGATTCGCCGCACCGGCCCTCGACCATCGGCCTATCTCAACATTGTGATGACTCTGGTGTCCTTTGTTCATGGGCTCATGGCCTTTCGCGGCATTTGGAATCAGGGACCTCAGGAACTGCTGTTTTCCTGGTTTGACTTTGCCGATCTACACCTCACTCTAGCCCTCGACATCTCGGTGCTCAACCTCGGTGCCCTAGAGCTGATTACAGGCCTCAGTCTGCTGGCCCAAGTCTTTGCTCTAGGCTATTTGGAAAAAGATTGGGCCCTAGCTCGCTTTTATTCCCTGATGGGAGTTTTTGAATCTGCCATGAGCGGGCTGGTGTTAAGCGGGTCGTTGTTTGTCTCCTATTCGCTGCTGGAGATGCTGACGCTGTCGACCTACCTGCTGGTGGGTTTTTGGTATGCCCAGCCCCTGGTGGTAACCGCCGCCCGCGACGCTTTCTTAACTAAGCGTATTGGTGACGTGCTGCTGCTGATGGGAGTAGTTTCCTTGGCTTGTCTGGCAGGCAGCCTCGACTTCAACGATTTGTACGAATGGGTCAAGATAGAGCATCTATCCCCTACTATGGCCACTCTCCTGGGGTTGGCGCTGATCGCCGGGCCGATTGGTAAATGTGCGCAGTTCCCGCTCCACCTGTGGCTCGACGAAGCTATGGAAGGCCCAAACCCCGCCTCGATTTTGCGGAACTCGGTGGTGGTGACCTGCGGTGCCTACATATTGATTCGCTTGCAGCCGATTGTTGTGCTGTCACCGGTAGCCCTAGGTACGCTAGTGGTGATTGGCACAATAACGGCCCTGGGTGGATCTTTAGTTGCCTTAGCCCAAGTCGACCTAAAGCGTACGTTCTCTTACTCTACGAGTGCTTACCTGGGGCTGGTGTTTATTGCCGTCGGCACGACCTGGCCAGGGGTAGCGCTGCTGCTGCTGCTGACCCACGCCGTAGCCAAGGCGCTAATTTTTATGGCGGTGGGGTCAGTGATTATGACCACCAACTGCCAAAATATCACCGAGCTGGGTGGTCTGGGAAGAAAAATGCCGGCGACTAGCCTGGCTTTTGTGACCGGTGCTCTAGGGATGGTCGGTGTGGTGCCCCTAGGCTGTTTTTGGGGGTTGCGGATGGGAGCGGATTTTCTCAGCCGTGACTATCCGCTGCTGACGCTGGTGTTTCTGTTGGTCAACGGGCTCACCGCATTGAATCTGACGCGTGTCTTTCGTCAGGTATTCTTGGGGACACCTCAGCCCAAAACCCGTCGCGCTCCAGAGGTGCCGTGGCAGATGGCGGTACCGATGGTTACCTTGTCAATTATTACACTGCTACTGCCGCTGATCATGGGCAAGCTGCTGGTGCTGCCCCCTTGGCAATACATCAACCTGCCGATCGCGGCGCTGACGCTGGCTTCGGGTTGGATAGGCGTCGCGGTGGGGGCGACGGTGCCCCTGTCAAAGTCGCTGGCGCGATCGCTCAACCGCCCCCTGCGCATTGCCCAAGATCTGCTGGCCTACGACTTCTACACCGAACGCCTCTACGACAAAACCGTAGTGGCGGCGGTGTCAACCCTGGCTCGGTTTAGCAGCTGGTTTGACCAATACGTGGTCGATGGCTTGGTAAACGGGGTGGGTTTGGCCTCGCTGTTTGGTGGTGAGGGGCTTAAATACAGCGCCTCAGGCCAGTCGCAGCTCTACCTATTGACCATCTTTGCCGGGGTGGGGCTGATCGGAATTTTCATGACCTGGACGCTTTGGTAA
- a CDS encoding NADH-quinone oxidoreductase subunit M: MLSALILIPLVAALVLILWPGKLEAQTAKVVSGIGLALTLVLLGFLATQFELTTPGFQFEELLPWVEPLGLSYRLGLDGLSLPLLVVNSLLGLVAIYISEPTLHRTRLYYVLLLVINSAVAGAFLAANLLLFFIFYELELIPLYLLIAIWGGSRRGYAATKFLIYTALSGVLILGAFLGLVWLSGNTSFDYDSGLAAALPLAQQVSLLVALLIGFGIKVPLFPFHTWLPDAHVEASTPVSVLLAGVLLKLGTYGVVRFGLGLLPDAWMALAPWMATWAVISVLYGSLAAIAQTDMKKMVAYSSIGHMGYVLLAAAASTPVSIVATVFQMISHGLISALLFLLVGVVYKATGTRDMTVLRGLLNPERGLPFVGSMMILGVMASAGIPGMVGFISEFLVFRGSFLIFPVQTLLCMVGSGLTAVYFLLLVNRVFFGRLAIAPPTVAPQLDIDLPPVTWRDRVPAFGLAMLIIAFGLQPNWLARWSENITLALHQPYQGFVQARTQFAPTAVPAVADTLFVDPALTLPTPVSPVFADPSAEISLP; encoded by the coding sequence ATGCTGAGTGCACTGATTTTAATTCCGCTGGTGGCGGCCCTGGTGTTGATCCTATGGCCCGGCAAGCTAGAGGCGCAAACGGCTAAAGTCGTAAGCGGCATTGGGTTGGCCCTAACCCTGGTTTTGCTCGGCTTTTTGGCGACTCAATTTGAGCTGACAACTCCGGGATTTCAGTTTGAGGAACTGCTGCCCTGGGTTGAGCCCTTGGGGCTGAGCTATCGCCTTGGCCTCGACGGATTGTCGCTGCCGCTGCTGGTAGTGAATAGCCTGCTGGGCCTGGTGGCAATCTATATCAGCGAACCCACTCTGCACCGCACTCGGCTCTACTATGTGCTGCTGCTGGTAATTAACAGCGCCGTGGCTGGGGCGTTTTTGGCTGCTAACCTGCTGCTGTTTTTTATCTTTTACGAGTTAGAACTAATTCCGCTGTACCTGCTGATTGCCATCTGGGGCGGATCGCGGCGGGGCTACGCCGCCACTAAGTTCTTGATCTACACCGCCTTGTCGGGGGTGCTGATCTTGGGAGCCTTTTTGGGCTTGGTATGGCTGTCGGGCAATACCAGTTTTGACTACGACAGCGGTCTGGCCGCGGCCCTGCCCCTGGCCCAACAAGTCTCCCTGCTGGTAGCGCTGCTGATCGGCTTTGGCATCAAGGTGCCGCTGTTTCCATTCCACACCTGGCTGCCCGATGCCCACGTGGAGGCGTCAACGCCGGTGTCGGTGCTGCTGGCTGGAGTGCTACTGAAGTTGGGCACCTACGGCGTGGTGCGCTTTGGCCTGGGCCTGCTGCCCGATGCTTGGATGGCTCTGGCGCCCTGGATGGCAACCTGGGCTGTGATCAGTGTGCTCTACGGGTCGCTGGCGGCGATCGCCCAGACGGACATGAAAAAAATGGTGGCCTATAGCTCCATTGGCCACATGGGCTACGTGCTGCTGGCGGCGGCAGCCTCCACCCCAGTGAGCATTGTGGCGACGGTATTTCAAATGATTAGCCACGGGCTGATTTCGGCGCTGCTGTTCTTGCTGGTGGGGGTGGTGTATAAGGCCACAGGCACCCGCGACATGACGGTGCTACGCGGTCTGCTCAACCCCGAGCGGGGTCTGCCCTTTGTGGGGTCGATGATGATCCTAGGGGTGATGGCCAGTGCCGGCATTCCCGGTATGGTGGGGTTTATTTCTGAATTTCTGGTGTTTCGCGGCAGCTTTCTAATCTTCCCGGTGCAGACGCTGCTTTGCATGGTGGGTTCAGGTCTGACGGCAGTGTACTTTTTGCTGCTGGTGAACCGGGTCTTTTTTGGCCGACTGGCGATCGCACCCCCTACCGTTGCACCTCAGCTCGATATTGATCTGCCCCCGGTAACTTGGCGCGATCGCGTCCCCGCTTTTGGTCTGGCCATGCTGATCATCGCTTTCGGGCTTCAGCCTAACTGGCTAGCCCGCTGGAGTGAGAATATTACCTTGGCACTGCACCAGCCCTACCAAGGCTTTGTGCAGGCTAGAACCCAATTTGCCCCCACGGCCGTACCCGCCGTTGCCGATACCCTTTTCGTTGACCCGGCCCTAACTCTGCCAACTCCTGTTTCCCCTGTCTTTGCCGACCCCAGTGCTGAGATCTCCCTGCCATGA